Part of the Cohnella candidum genome, AGCGTGCCTTCCAGCGTGCTATCCGAGCTCGCGGGGCAAGCGGGCGGCGGTGCAACGGACAACGCACGGATCGTGCTGAAGATGGAGCCGCTCGCTCAACCGGTGAAACAGGATCTGCTAGATAAGGCAGGTCAGAATGGCAGCGTCGGGCTGAAGGCCGTCTCCAATGTCTATGACTTTCATCTTGCGCTGGTTGGCTCCGACGGGAAAGAAATACGGGCGCTCAGCCAATTCGGGGAGCCAATGTCCATTACCTTCAAGGTGAATGGCTCAGTCGACAAGAAGCTGCTCGGCGTGTATTATGTGGCCGACGACGGAAGCTTGGAGTATGACGGCGGCAAGTTGAACGCAGACGGGACGATCACGGCGGAGATCCGGCACTTCTCCAACTATGCGGTACTGGAATACGACAAGCGTTTCTCGGATGTCCCGGTAAACCATTGGGCAGCGGGCGTCATCCGGCAGTTGGCGGCGAAGCACATCCTGACAGGCGTAACGGACACCGCATTCGAACCGGAACGAAAGGTCACGCGCGCCGAATTCGCCTCATTGCTCGTCAACGCAATGGGACTCAAGGCTTCCAAATCCTCTGCTTTCGAGGATGTCGAGGTCGGCGCTTGGTATGCTTCCTCTGTAGCGGCAGCCAGTGAGACCGGCATCGTCAACGGCCGCACTTCAACGATGTTCGCGCCAAACCAAACGATTACGCGCGAAGAGATGGCGGTCATGCTCATGCGTGCATACGCGGTCAAACACGGCAAACCGGCGGACAGCCAGGCGACACTTGCTTTCGCGGATGCGCAAACCATCAGCAAGTGGGCGAAACCGTCGATTCAAACGGCGGTGGATCTCGGCCTTCTGCATGGAAGCGGGAACCGATTTGCACCGAAGAGCGGCACGACTCGCGCGGAAAGCGCGCAAGCGATTTATCAATTGCTAGGCGGGCAGTAAAAGAATCGGCACCCTTATCGGAGTAAACGATAAGGGTGCTTTTATGTTGGGTTTATTTGGTATAATCATCAACAGAAACAGGAATGGATCGCTTAGAAGGAGACTAACAGATGGCTACGATAGATGATTTCTTGAAATTGGACCTTCGCATCGGCACGGTCGTGGAGGCGGAAGCTTTTCCGGAAGCCCGCGTTCCGGCAATCAAATTGAAAATTGATTTCGGGCCGCTCGGTATCAAAGACTCTAGTGCGCAAATCACCAAGAGATATACGCCCGAATCGATGATCGGCCGCCAAGTCGTCGCGGTCGTCAACTTTCCGCCCAGGCGCGTCGCCGGCTTTAAATCGGAGGTGCTCGTAATGGGCGGCGTTCCGGAAGAAGGAGACGTCATATTGTTGAAGCCGGATGAGACGGTTCCGAATGGAACGCCGGTTTCGTGATTCACCTTTCAAGCCTAAGTTATAGTAATTTTCCCTCAAGTGAAGGAAGAGGCTAAATACATAGCAAAATGGGAGGATCCTATATGGGAAAAGTAATCGCAGGCATGACGATGTCTTTGGACGGCTTTATTCAAGACCGTAACGGAAGCGCGCGGAAACTGAGTCCGGATTTTGAAGAACTCCTTGAGGCTCCTTCTTTCAAGGAAATGACCGCTAACACCGGTGCCGTTATTATGGGCAGAAATGTATATGAGATGGCGGATCCTTTTTTGTGGGCGAATGATGATTATGAATTCCAAGTTCCCGTTTTTGTCTTGACGCATACGCCTCCGGCAAGGTATCCCCAGGGAAATGGAAAACTTAGCTTCACCTTCGTAACGGATGGCGTTGAAAGTGCTGTTTCTCAGGCAAAGAAAGCAGCCGGCGATAAGATGGTTCAGATCATCGGCGGCGCAAGCACTATTCAACAGTGCCTGAATTCCGGGCTATGCGATGAATTGCTGATCGATATGATGCCTGTTCTCCTCGGAGAAGGATTAAGTCTATTTGAGAATTTAGACACGGACAAGCTAAAGCTTGAAAGAACGAAAGTAGCGGAAACGACCTCTATCCGAACAAGCATGACATTTAGGATTACGAGGACGATATGATCAAATTAACGAACCGCCAAGCACGGCAATTTTTGTTGCTGAAGCACGGACTGCTGGATGAATACAAATTTATAGGAAAGCAGGGCATATTGGACTTCGTTAGGCAGGCAGGCTGCATCCAATATGATCCCATCGATGTTTGCGGAAAAAATTCCGAACTGGTGCTGCAGTCGCGAATCAAGGGATTTACCAAAGAAATGCTCCACGATTTGTTGTACAAAGATAGAAGTTTGGTCGATTATCCCGATAAGAACCTAGCCATTATTCCTATCGAGGACTGGCCGTATTTCGAGAGGTACAGGCGAGCCGCCCGGCAGCATGCCGAACACTATCCGGAAATGCAGGCTTTGACAGAGCAAGTACGGGCTCATATCCACAAACAGGGTCCGATAAGTTCGGATGATATCAAATTGGATGCGAATTTCTCTTGGCGGTCGGCGATCCACTGGAGCGGCGGAAACAATACATCCCGTTCGGTACTGGAACAGATGTATTCGACAGGCGAGTTGATTATCCACTACAAAAAAGGCACGCGAAAATACTATGACATCGCAGGAAAGTATATACAGGCTAGTTTGCTGAATACTCCAGAGCCATTGCCTAGCGAGCTTGAGCATCTAAAATGGCGGGTATTGCGTCGGATTGGTGCTATTGGCCTTTTATGGAACCGCGCATCCGATGCTTGGCTGAACATATGGGGACTGAAATCGGACGAGCGTAACGAGGTTTTCCGTCAGTTATTGAACGAAGCTAAAATATTTGCTGTTGCCGTTGAACAAATGAAGGATACGCTGTATTGCTGCATGGAGGACTTGCTGCTTATTGAAGCTGTCCTCAAAAATCCAGAACTGAAGCCTCGCTGCGAATTGATCGCCCCGCTTGATAATTTAATATGGGATAGGAAGCTGATTAACGAATTATTCTGCTTTGATTACACGTGGGAGATTTACACGCCGGTTATCAAACGGAAATTCGGGTATTATGTTCTGCCTCTATTATACGGAGAGAATTTCATCGGGCGTGTCGAGGCAATCGCGGAGCGAAAAACAAGGAAGCTTGCCGTTAAAAATATCTGGTATGAGAACGGTGTAAAGCCAACAAAGAAGCTGCAGACAGCCTTGGACGAATGTCTCGAAAAGTTTGCGATATTCAATGGGTGTGAGACGATTTCGATCGTTGAATCGAATTGACCAGCACCGAAAAACAGTAATCGAAACGGCACCCCTTCTCGAGGTACGATAGGGGGTGCTTCTTTTTCTTTTGGGTTGACAATATGGAAAAACCTGCATACACTTGTTTTATTCCGACTGTTCAGTATAAATAAACAAGGTGGATCCGAAAACATGCCCAAGCTAGGAATGGAGCCCAAACGCCGAGCGGATGTCATCAACGCCACGTTGACTTGTATCAGCCGATACGGGATCGACGGCATGACGCTTGATAAGGTGGCTGAGTATGCGGGATGCTCCAAAGGGGTCGTCACGTATTACTATCGGAACAAAGATCACCTCACGGTGGAAGCCTTTAAGTCTTTTTTGGCCTATTACGGAACGAAAATCGAATCGGAACTCGAGCGAACGATGACGGCCGCGCAGATGATCGAGGTCACGCTGAAGCATATTCTGCCTCCATACCATGACGACGCCGAGAGGAGCATCAATGTTTCGCTGCTGGATGGAATCGAGAGGATGTACATCTCGTACCAAGACCAAGGCAGGTTGTTCGTGCAGTTTTTCTCTAAAGCGGCACTGGATCCTCAACTGCAGGAAGTCGTATCCATGAGCTATTCGAGGGATCTCCATGGGATCGCGAAAATCTTCGAATATGGCAGCAACACGGGGCAGATGTCCGCTGAAGATGCGCACAGTGCCGCTTACGGGCTGCTCGCCATGGTCGTCGGGCTCAGCTTTTTCAGAGTGGCGAACATTCCGGCCCGGAATGGCGAAGATAACCGGTATGTTTGCGAAATGTATGTCCGAAGATTCATGAAATGATGATTATAGGCGGATAAGGAGGATAAGGATGAAAATCGCGAAAGTAGAAGCAGGCGGGAAAGACATTGCCGTCGTAAGCGGCGATGAGGTGTTGGTGACGGACGTTCAGTCGGCGCTGGATTTGATGGCTACGGTGCAGTACGAAACGGGTTGCGACCGTATCGTGCTCGACAAAGCGCTGGTAAGCGAAAGTTTTTTCGACTTGAAAACGCGCTTGGCCGGCGAAATCCTTCAGAAGTTCATCAACTACCGGGTGAAAGCCGCTTTTGTCGGTGACTTCTCCGGATATGGCAGTCAAAGTCTTCGGGACTTTATTTATGAATGCAATCACGGAAACGACTTTTTCTTCGTGCCGAACGAGGAGCAAGCGATTGAGAAATTAAACGCGGCGAGATAGGAGGCGGATGAAGACGAAAACGGAACTTTTTCTGGCCGATTCCGACATGGTGAACATTCCCGCCGGCGATGTCCATCTCAGAGACGATCGGATCAAGAAGGCCTGGACTGCCAAGGTGGAATCATTTTGGCTGGCGCCGATCCCGGTGACGAATTCGTTCTATCGCAAGATCATGAACGGGGTGGTTGAACCCCATATCGAAGCCGATGTCCCCGTGGTAAACGTTTCATGGGGAGATGCCGTGTTATTTTGCAACAAGCTCTCCCTGCTCTCGGGATTGAGGGAATGCTACTCGTTTCACCGGGACGGGGAAAGCGTTATATGCGATTGGGAGGCAGACGGATACAGGCTTCCAACGGAAGCGGAATGGCAGTACGCATGCAAAGCGGGAACGGGCGGCTATCGTTATGGCGAGTTGACTGACATCGCTTGGTACCGGGACAATTCCGAAGGCAGGGTGCGCGACGTCGGCCGGAAACTCCCGAATGCATGGGGACTCTACGATATGTTGGGAAACGTTTGGGAATGGTGCTGGGACCAATACGATGCCGAAGTGTACGGTTCCTATCGCGTTTTCAGGGGAGGAAGTTGGGCGGAAGAAGCGAGAGGGTGCGGGGCGACTTGCCGTCGCCGCAGCCATCCGACGTTCCGGATTGACGATCTCGGCTTTCGTCTCGCCAGATCCCGTTAGGACGTTAACGAGATTACGGAAATACATATACCATGAAAGAGGCGAGGCCCTGCGGTCCGCCTTTTTTCGTTTTTCATAGTTAATCGGTTAATATAATTAACCCATAATAACAGTAAAATTATGCTTGTAATCGCTTTATTTTCGTCTTATAATCGCCTCATAAGGTTAAGCGTTTAAGTAATCATCACCAACCCATAACACGAATCGCGAATAACTCACAGTAGGTGAACCCATGAAACGTATCACGATCCGGGACGTGTCCGAAAAGGCAGGCGTATCGACAGCCGCCGTATCTTACGTATTGAACGGCCGGTTGGGCAAAGTGTCACAGGATACCGTACGGAAAGTCAGGCAGGCGGTTGAAGAGCTGGGCTACATCCCCGATTTCTCCGCGCGCAGCTTGGCCAGCAACCAATCGAAGCTGATCGGCGTCGTCATTCCCCAAACCGAAGACCAGAAGCAGCTGCTGCTGCAAAATCCGTTCTATTCGGAGCTCGTGTGCGGCATTGAAGCCCGGCTTCGCCAGTCGGGTTACCACATGATCCTCTCCGGCGTCGACAAAGGGGAAGGTTACCTCGACATCTCGATGCAGCGCAATCTGGACGGAGCGATCATCATGGGCATTTACCAGGAAGCGTTTTACGAGGAACTGAAGAAAGTAAACCTGCCCATCGTGCTGATCGACAGCTACATCCATGACAGCTACTTCCACGTCGTCGGGATCGACGACGAGCTGGGCGGGTACATGGCGACGAAGCATCTGATCGACAACGGCCACGCGAACATCGCGCTTGTCACGGGCTCCATCCGCAAAGACGGCGTCGTGGAAAAACGGTTCCTCGGTTACAAAAGGGCGCTGAAGGAGGCGGGGCTGTTCTACAATCCCGATTTTGTATTCGAGCAATCGGTCACCTACGAATACGGGCAGGAGGCGGCTCGTGAAATCCGGGACCAATTTCCGCAGATCACGGCCGTATTCGCAACGAGCGACATGGTGGCGTTCGGCTTGTTGTCCGGCTTCGCGGATGCGGGATGCTCCGTACCCGAGCAAGTGTCGGTCATCGGCTTCGACGACATATCGATGGCGCGGATGTGCCACCCGCCGCTGACCACCATTCGCCAGGATATCGTGGGTCGCGGGGTCATGGCCGCCGAACGGCTGCTTCAGTCGATCGCGGGTGAAGAAGAGAGCACTCACACGGAACCGACCATCATGCCGCTTAAGCTCATCACCAGGGACACGGTGCGGAAACTGAACTGAATCGATTTGACTCGGCGGGGAGGTGGTTGGGCGACTTAATGCCCGCAAGATTGGAATCGGAAGGCAAAAGCTCAACATTCAGAAGGAGAGGGTTCGAATGTTCAAAAAAAGCGGGGCCATTCTGCTGTTGATCGGCATGCTTACGCTGAGCGCCTGCGGTTCGGGCAAGGGGAACGGGAACGACACGGCAAGCAGCCAAGCGCCGTCCTCGCCATCGGCTTCCCAATCGGAATCCGCATCGGCGTCGCCGTCGGCGGAAACCAAAGATCCGGTTAAGCTGAAGCTGCTTACCTATACGGCTTCGGGGCAAGAAGAAACGCTGAAGTCGATGGTCGATGCGTTCCAATCGGCGAATCCGGACGTCAAGGTGGATTACGAAGTCGTTCCTTACGCCGACTACACGACGAAGTTGAATACGCTGCTCGCGAGCGGAAGCGCGCCGGATTTGTTCGAGCTCGGCTACGAGAATTTCCGGGCGTACGCGGCCAAAGGCCAGCTGCTTGACCTGACGCCGACGATCGCGGCCGACACCTCGTTTAAGCCGGACGTCTACAAGAAATTGGCGTATGACGCGTTCAACTACGACGGCAAACAGATGGGCGTGACGGAAAGCTTTTCCGATGTCGTGCTGTTCTACAACAAAGACCTGTTCGACGCCAAAGGCCTGAAGTACCCGGATGCCTCGTGGACGTGGAAGGAAGAGTTGGAAGCCGCCCAGAAACTGACCGACGCGGACAACGGCGTATGGGGCACGTACGCACCGCTTCAATTCTATGAATTCTACAAAACGATCGCGCAAAACGGCGGCGGCGTATGGGATGCGAGCGGCAAGCCGACGATCAACAGCCCGGCGAACGTGGAAGCGCTTCAGTGGATGATCGACAAAGCCGGCAAATACAAAGTGTCCCCGGCGCTGAACGACGATACGTTCAACCAACCCGACGCCGACCTGAACGCGTTCGCGGCCGGCAAGCTTGCCATGGCGCGGTTCGGCATCTGGAACTTCGCCAAATTCGCCAAGGAAGCGCAATTCAACTGGGATATCGCGCTGGAGCCGGGCAACAAGCAGAAGGCGCACCATTTCTTCGCGGACGGACTCGTCGCCTCGAAGGATACGGCCAACGCCGAAGCCGTTTGGAGATTCATGAAATTCTACACCAGCGATCCTGCCGCGGTAAGCAAGCGGATCGAAGCCGGCTGGAGCGTACCGGCAGTCGCCGACGATGCGGTGATGGACGCGTATTACAAACAAACGCCTCCCGCGTCGAAGAAGATCGTCACGGAGGCGCTGGATTCGCTCGTCCTTCCGCCGGTCGGACCGAAACCGGAATTGTGGAACGAGTTTACGGCTGCGGTTGGAGAAGAGCTGGATAAAGCGAAGCTCGGACGTTCAACCGCTCAGCAGGCTCTCGACGCCGCCCAGAAGAAGGTCGAAGAATTGCTCGCCAAGTAATACGGAATCGAACGAACGGAATTCCGGTTTATCCAGCCTTCACGCGGGCTGCTTCCGGACCGGGGCTTGAGAGGCGTACCGGTCCGGATCCCGCCTCTATTATAACGGCACTCCCGAGAGAAAGGAACATGCGGAATGGCAGGACAGCGCAAGTGGAGCCGCAGGCTCGCCGCCCTCGTATTTCTTCTGCCCGCGCTGGCAGGTTTGCTGGCCTTCCAATTGCTGCCGATGGTTTCTTCGGTCGTCATCAGCTTTACGGATTGGGACATGATCGCGAAGTGGACGGACATGCGATTCATCGGGTGGGACAATTATGCCGCGGTGTTCCGCGAAGAGAAATCCTACACGTCCCTGAAGAACGTTTTCGTGTTCCTCATCGGCTACATGCCGCTCGTGACGGCGCTCGGCACCTTCCTGGCGGTCCTGTTGAACCGGAAAATCCGGGCGATCAAGCTGTACCGGGCCGCGGTGTTCGTTCCCGTCATTACGTCCTGGGTCGCCGTCTCCATCGTATGGCGCTGGCTGCTCAACGGACAGAGCGGGCTGATCAATTTCCTGTTGTCCAAGATCGGCATCCACGGCCCGATATGGCTGCAGGACGACACTTGGGCCATGGTCTCGATCATCGCGGTGACGGTCTGGAAAGACATCGGATTCGTCTCCGTCATTCTGCTCGCGGGTTTGCAGGACATTTCCGAGGACTACTATGAGGCGGCGGAGCTCGACGGCGCGTCGGCTTGGCTGAAATTCCGGCGCATCACGCTCCCGATGCTGTCGCCAACGCTTTATTTCGTGGTTACGATTTCGCTTATCAACTCGTTCCAGCTGTTCGACCAGGTGTTGATCATGACGAACGGCGGCCCGGCGGGCGCCACGAGCACCCTCGTCGAGCAAGTGTACAAGAACGCCTTCCAATTCAACAAAATGGGGTTCGCCGCCG contains:
- a CDS encoding TetR/AcrR family transcriptional regulator; this encodes MPKLGMEPKRRADVINATLTCISRYGIDGMTLDKVAEYAGCSKGVVTYYYRNKDHLTVEAFKSFLAYYGTKIESELERTMTAAQMIEVTLKHILPPYHDDAERSINVSLLDGIERMYISYQDQGRLFVQFFSKAALDPQLQEVVSMSYSRDLHGIAKIFEYGSNTGQMSAEDAHSAAYGLLAMVVGLSFFRVANIPARNGEDNRYVCEMYVRRFMK
- a CDS encoding dihydrofolate reductase family protein, whose product is MGKVIAGMTMSLDGFIQDRNGSARKLSPDFEELLEAPSFKEMTANTGAVIMGRNVYEMADPFLWANDDYEFQVPVFVLTHTPPARYPQGNGKLSFTFVTDGVESAVSQAKKAAGDKMVQIIGGASTIQQCLNSGLCDELLIDMMPVLLGEGLSLFENLDTDKLKLERTKVAETTSIRTSMTFRITRTI
- a CDS encoding carbohydrate ABC transporter permease, whose translation is MAGQRKWSRRLAALVFLLPALAGLLAFQLLPMVSSVVISFTDWDMIAKWTDMRFIGWDNYAAVFREEKSYTSLKNVFVFLIGYMPLVTALGTFLAVLLNRKIRAIKLYRAAVFVPVITSWVAVSIVWRWLLNGQSGLINFLLSKIGIHGPIWLQDDTWAMVSIIAVTVWKDIGFVSVILLAGLQDISEDYYEAAELDGASAWLKFRRITLPMLSPTLYFVVTISLINSFQLFDQVLIMTNGGPAGATSTLVEQVYKNAFQFNKMGFAAAQSWVLFVIIFAVSMLLQRLQRRWVVYER
- the csaA gene encoding chaperone CsaA, whose amino-acid sequence is MATIDDFLKLDLRIGTVVEAEAFPEARVPAIKLKIDFGPLGIKDSSAQITKRYTPESMIGRQVVAVVNFPPRRVAGFKSEVLVMGGVPEEGDVILLKPDETVPNGTPVS
- a CDS encoding ABC transporter substrate-binding protein, giving the protein MFKKSGAILLLIGMLTLSACGSGKGNGNDTASSQAPSSPSASQSESASASPSAETKDPVKLKLLTYTASGQEETLKSMVDAFQSANPDVKVDYEVVPYADYTTKLNTLLASGSAPDLFELGYENFRAYAAKGQLLDLTPTIAADTSFKPDVYKKLAYDAFNYDGKQMGVTESFSDVVLFYNKDLFDAKGLKYPDASWTWKEELEAAQKLTDADNGVWGTYAPLQFYEFYKTIAQNGGGVWDASGKPTINSPANVEALQWMIDKAGKYKVSPALNDDTFNQPDADLNAFAAGKLAMARFGIWNFAKFAKEAQFNWDIALEPGNKQKAHHFFADGLVASKDTANAEAVWRFMKFYTSDPAAVSKRIEAGWSVPAVADDAVMDAYYKQTPPASKKIVTEALDSLVLPPVGPKPELWNEFTAAVGEELDKAKLGRSTAQQALDAAQKKVEELLAK
- a CDS encoding winged helix-turn-helix domain-containing protein translates to MIKLTNRQARQFLLLKHGLLDEYKFIGKQGILDFVRQAGCIQYDPIDVCGKNSELVLQSRIKGFTKEMLHDLLYKDRSLVDYPDKNLAIIPIEDWPYFERYRRAARQHAEHYPEMQALTEQVRAHIHKQGPISSDDIKLDANFSWRSAIHWSGGNNTSRSVLEQMYSTGELIIHYKKGTRKYYDIAGKYIQASLLNTPEPLPSELEHLKWRVLRRIGAIGLLWNRASDAWLNIWGLKSDERNEVFRQLLNEAKIFAVAVEQMKDTLYCCMEDLLLIEAVLKNPELKPRCELIAPLDNLIWDRKLINELFCFDYTWEIYTPVIKRKFGYYVLPLLYGENFIGRVEAIAERKTRKLAVKNIWYENGVKPTKKLQTALDECLEKFAIFNGCETISIVESN
- a CDS encoding formylglycine-generating enzyme family protein translates to MKTKTELFLADSDMVNIPAGDVHLRDDRIKKAWTAKVESFWLAPIPVTNSFYRKIMNGVVEPHIEADVPVVNVSWGDAVLFCNKLSLLSGLRECYSFHRDGESVICDWEADGYRLPTEAEWQYACKAGTGGYRYGELTDIAWYRDNSEGRVRDVGRKLPNAWGLYDMLGNVWEWCWDQYDAEVYGSYRVFRGGSWAEEARGCGATCRRRSHPTFRIDDLGFRLARSR
- a CDS encoding DUF4180 domain-containing protein, whose protein sequence is MKIAKVEAGGKDIAVVSGDEVLVTDVQSALDLMATVQYETGCDRIVLDKALVSESFFDLKTRLAGEILQKFINYRVKAAFVGDFSGYGSQSLRDFIYECNHGNDFFFVPNEEQAIEKLNAAR
- a CDS encoding LacI family DNA-binding transcriptional regulator, with the translated sequence MKRITIRDVSEKAGVSTAAVSYVLNGRLGKVSQDTVRKVRQAVEELGYIPDFSARSLASNQSKLIGVVIPQTEDQKQLLLQNPFYSELVCGIEARLRQSGYHMILSGVDKGEGYLDISMQRNLDGAIIMGIYQEAFYEELKKVNLPIVLIDSYIHDSYFHVVGIDDELGGYMATKHLIDNGHANIALVTGSIRKDGVVEKRFLGYKRALKEAGLFYNPDFVFEQSVTYEYGQEAAREIRDQFPQITAVFATSDMVAFGLLSGFADAGCSVPEQVSVIGFDDISMARMCHPPLTTIRQDIVGRGVMAAERLLQSIAGEEESTHTEPTIMPLKLITRDTVRKLN